From the Streptococcus sanguinis genome, the window TGCTCCTGCAGAGGTTGACCAAGTTATCTTTAACCAAGAAGATAACAAGCGGGCCTTGGTTGTTGTACCGGACAACAAGCTTTCTCTGGCTATCGGCCGTCGCGGACAGAACGTACGCTTGGCAGCTCATTTGACAGGCTTTAGAATCGATATCAAGTCTGCCACAGAGTTTGAAGAAATGGAAGCAGCCAATGAACTGGGCGGATTCGCTCAGGAAGCAGAAGAAATTCTTGCGGAAGCAGCTGTTCTAGAGACAGAAGTTTCAGCAGCAGAAGCAACAGACTTTGACGCAGCTGCAGAGGAAACTGTACTGGAAACAGCTGGTTTAGAAAGCGAAGTTGAAGAACTAGATTAAGGGGGCTGGAATGGCAAAAACAAGAAAAATCCCTTTAAGAAAATCAGTGGTGTCCAACGAAGTGATTGACAAGCGCGATTTATTGCGGATTGTCAAGAACAAGGAAGGTCAAGTCTTTATCGATCCGACAGGCAAGGCCAATGGCCGTGGAGCCTATATCAAGCTGGATAATCAGGAAGCTCTTCAAGCCAAGAAGAAGCGGGTCTTTAACCGCAGCTTCAGTATGGAAGTGGACGAGGCTTTCTATGATGAGTTAATCGCTTATGTCGATCATAAGGTCAAAAGAAGAGAGTTAGGTCTTGAATAAAGAGAAACTTGCAAATTTGCTGGGACTGGCTCAGCGGGCTGGCCGCATCATTTCTGGTGAGGAGCTGACCGTCAAAGCTATCCAGGAGGGAAAAGCACATCTGGTCTTTTTGGCCCAGGATGCAGCTCCTAATCTCAGCAAGAAAATCACTGATAAAAGTCGTTACTACCAAGTAGAAGTATCAACCGTGTTTTCAACACTGGAATTAAGCTCTGCCATTGGCAAGGCCAGAAAAGTGCTCGCCGTGACAGATGCTGGTTTTACAAAGAAAATGAGGTCTCTTATGTAATAGAAGAGGAGGACAAGATTTGTCTAAAGTAAGATTGTATGAAATCGCCAAAGAACTGGGAAAAGAAAGCAAGGAGGTAGTGGCTCGTGCGAAGGAGCTGGGATTGGATGTCAAAAGTCATTCATCCAGCGTAGAAGCTGACGCTGGTGAGCGAATCAAATCCAGCTTCAAGAAAGCAGCCGCACCTCAAGCTCCTGCAGAAAAGCCTGTAGCAGCTCAGCCATCGCCGCAAAAAACTCCTGCCAAAGAGGCGGCGCCAGTCAAGGCAGAACCGACAGAAGCAAAAGCAGCTGCTAAGCCAGAAGCGAAAACAGAAACAGCTGCGCCAGTCAAGCGCCCGCAAAGCCGGAACTTTAAGGCAGAACGTGAAGCGAGAGCCAAAGAAGAGGCAGAACGTCGTAAGCAGCAAGGCAACCGCAAACCGCAAAACAAAGAGCAAGGCAAGCGCGAGGATCGCGATAATCGAAATAAGAATCGCGGAAACCGCAACGACCGAGATAGGGGCAATCGTCCAAATGACCGTCGCGATAATCGTGGTCAAGACGGCCGCCGAAATGGTCAGAATCATCAAGGATTTAATGGTCAAAACCGCCAACAGCCTCAAGGACCCAAGATTGACTTTAAGGCCCGGGCAGCAGCTTTGAAAGCAGAGCAGAATGCTGAATACGCTCGCTCCAGCGAGGAACGCTTTAAGCAAGCTCAGGAAGCAAAAGAAGTTATGGAACGGCAAAATCGCCGTAAGGAGCAGCCTAAGGCAGAAGCAAGTGTACCAGTTCAGCCTGCACCAGCTCCATCTGCGCCAGCAGCGAATCCAAGCCCAGCGCCAGCCGCTGTGGATACGCGTCGTAAGAAGCAAGCTCGACCAGATAAGAAGCGCGATGATTTTGATCGCGAAGAAGAAGGTCCAAGAAAACAACAAAAGAATCGAAGCAGTCAAAATCAAGTGAGAAATCAAAGAAATAGTAATTGGAATAAAAACAAGAAAAATAAAAAAGGAAAGGGCAACAATAATCAGGCACCAAAACCTGTTACAGAACGTAAGTTCCATGAGTTGCCAACTGAATTTGAATATACAGACGGAATGACCGTTGCAGAAATTGCAAAACGCATCAAGCGCGAGCCAGCTGAAATTGTTAAGAAGCTCTTTATGATGGGTGTTATGGCAACGCAAAACCAATCTCTTGACGGCGATACTATTGAGCTCCTTATGGTGGACTACGGTATCGAAGCTAAGAAGAAGGTGGAAGTTGACACAGCTGACATTGAGCGCTTCTTCGTAGAAGAAGGTTATATCAACCAAGATGCCTTGGTAGAGCGTCCGCCAGTTGTAACCATCATGGGACACGTTGACCATGGTAAAACAACCCTCTTGGATACCTTGCGTAACTCTCGCGTAGCTACAGGTGAAGCAGGTGGTATTACTCAGCACATCGGTGCTTACCAGATCGAGGAAAGCGGCAAGAAGATTACTTTCTTGGATACGCCTGGACACGCGGCCTTTACTTCTATGCGGGCCCGTGGTGCCTCTGTTACGGATATCACTATCCTGGTCGTAGCGGCTGATGACGGTGTTATGCCGCAAACGATTGAAGCTATCAACCACTCCAAGGCGGCTGATGTCCCAATCATCGTAGCCATCAACAAGATCGATAAGCCAGGAGCGAATCCTGAGCGCGTGATTGGTGAATTGGCTGAGCACGGTGTCATGTCAACAGCTTGGGGCGGAGATTCTGAATTTGTTGAAATCTCAGCGAAATTCAATCAAAATATTGACAGCTTGTTGGAAACAGTCCTCTTGGTGGCAGAAATCCAAGAACTCAAGGCAGATCCGACTGTTCGAGCGATTGGTACAGTTATCGAAGCCCGTTTGGATAAAGGAAAAGGTGCGGTTGCAACCTTGCTTGTTCAGCAGGGAACTCTGAATGTGCAGGATCCAATCGTTGTTGGAAATACCTTCGGTCGGGTTCGGGCTATGACCAACGACTTGGGCCGCCGTGTTAAGGTGGCAGGACCATCTACACCGGTTTCTATCACTGGTCTCAATGAAACTCCGATGGCTGGTGACCACTTTGCAGTTTATGAAGATGAAAAAGCTGCGCGTGCAGCTGGTGAAGAACGTGCCAAACGTGCCCTTCTCAAACAGCGTCAAGCTACTCACCGCGTCAGTCTGGAAAATCTCTTTGATACCCTCAAAGCTGGTGAAGTTAAGTCTGTCAATGTTATCATCAAGGCTGATGTGCAAGGTTCTGTAGAAGCCCTGTCTGCTTCCCTGCAAAAAATTGAAGTGGAAGGCGTTAAGATTACTATTGTCCACTCAGCGGTTGGTGCTATCAATGAGTCAGACGTAACACTGGCGGAAGCTTCAAATGCTTTCATCATCGGATTTAACGTTCGTCCTACATCTCAAGCTCGCCAACAGGCAGAAGCTGACGATGTCGAAATTCGTCTCCACAGCATTATCTACAAGGTTATCGAAGAAATGGAAGATGCCATGAAGGGAATGCTGGATCCGGAATACGAAGAAAAAATCATCGGGGAAGCTCTTATCCGCGAGACCTTCAAGGTTTCCAAGGTTGGTACTATCGGTGGATTTATGGTTATCAACGGTAAAGTGACCCGTGATTCCAAGGTTCGTGTTATCCGTGACGGCGTCGTGATTTACGATGGTGAGCTTGCCAGCCTCAAGCACTTCAAGGATGATGTTAAGGAAGTTGCCAACGGCCGTGAAGGTGGACTCATGATTGATGGCTACAATGACATCCAAGTAGATGACACGATCGAAGCCTATATCATGGAAGAAATTAAGAAATAAGATAAGAAGTAGGTTAAAAACTCGCAGTGAAATCATATTTGGTGGAAGTTGATACTTCTAGTTCCACATCTTTTTCACAAAGAGTTTAGATCGAATTTCATTCATTAAAACTAAAATATAAGCTAGGCCTAGCCTAGCTTATATTGCAGAAAAGAAAAATTAGAAAGGAAATCTCATGGCAAACAATTTTCGTACAGACCGTGTAGGCATGGAAATCAAGCGCGAAGTCAATGAAATCTTGCAGAAGAAAGTTCGTGACCCGCGTGTTCAAGGTGTGACCATTACCGATGTCCAAATGCTGGGCGACCTATCCATGGCCAAGGTCTACTACACGATTATGAGCAATCTGGCCTCTGATAATCAAAAAGCTCAAACCGGTCTGGAAAAAGCGACTGGTACCATCAAACGAGAGCTGGGTCACAATCTGAAGATGTACAAGATTCCAGATTTGACCTTTGTCAAGGACGAATCCATCGAGTATGGCAATAAAATCGACCAGATGCTGCGCGATTTAGAGAAAAAATAAAGCAGAAACTCAGCTGTCATGGCTGGGTTTTCTGTTTTTTAAATTTAATATAATAATTTTTTGCAAAAATAGGTATATACCATTTACAAATAAAAAAGAAAGAGTTATAATATAGTCAAGAAAACTCAGAGATTCAAAAGCGGGGGGGGGGGGGGGGGGTAGAAAGTAGCTATAGAAAGATGCTAGCTCTATCACAGAATTCCGCTTTGAATGGCAGAGAATACAGAAGTCAAGAAAAGGGAGGCAGTCTTATGCCTACATATATTAAAGCAGATCAATTTTTCTATCCTCAGGGAATCCGTCAAGGCGGTTATTTAGAGCTGATTGACGGCAAGTTTGGCAAGCTGGTACAGTCTGTTCCGCAGGATGCAGAAGTCATAGACTACAGCGGCTACTCGATTGCGCCGGGTCTGGTGGATACTCACATTCACGGCTTCGGCGGTGTTGATGTAATGGACAATAACATCGAAGGAACTCTTCATACCATGAGTGAGGGTCTCTTGACTACCGGTGTGACCAGCTTTTTACCAACAACCCTGACATCGTCCTATGAGCGGCTCTTAGCGGTTACTGAAAATATCGGTGCACGCTATCAAGAAGCCAGCGGAGCCAAGATTCGCGGACTCTATTTTGAAGGGCCTTATTTCACCGAAAAGTATAAAGGCGCTCAAAATCCGGCCTATATGAAAGATCCTAGCATGGATGAGTTTCGTGCTTGGCAAAAGGCCGCAAATGGCTTGCTCAATAAAATTGCTCTCGCGCCAGAACGTGATGGCGTTGAGAAATTTGTCCGTACGCTGACTGATGAAGGCGTGACCGTTGCCCTGGGGCATTCTAACGCAACCTTTGATGAAGCCAAAACTGCGGTCGAAGCAGGTGCCAGTGTCTGGGTGCATGCTTACAATGGTATGCGGGGCTTGACTCATCGGGAGCTAGGCATGGTTGGTGCCATGTATGAGTTGCCCCACACCTATGCGGAACTGATTTGTGACGGCCACCATGTGGACCCTAAGGCCTGTGACATCTTGCTCAAGCAGAAGGGACATGAAAATATTGCTCTCATTACTGACTGTATGACCGCAGGAGGTCTTGAAGATGGTGACTACATGCTGGGAGAATTTCCAGTGGTTGTGGCGGAAGGAACAGCTCGGCTCAAGTCGACGGGCAATCTAGCTGGCTCTATCCTTAAACTCAAGGACGGATTGAAAAATGTGGTCAAATGGGGCATTGCCAATCCTCATCAGGCGGTCATGATGGCTAGCCTGATTCCGGCGAAGTCCGTCCATATTGATGATGTCTGCGGACAGATCAAGGAAGGCTACGATGCTGACTTTATCGTTTTAGATAAAGATTTAGAGTTGGTAGCTACTTATCTTGATGGTCAAGAACGATTCCATGTATGAGAACCGCAGGTGTTTTAAATTAGTCTCCTTATATTTTTCAGAAAGAGCAGGGAAACCTGTTCTTTTTGATTGGCAAGCTACTTGATATCCTTCTCCTAGATTTGAATTGCTTTCTTAGGCGTGATATAATGAGACTATAATGTAAACAGGAGTAAGCTATGAAACGAATTGATGCGAAATTTTTGATAATGGGACTTGTTTTGCTGCTGGCGGGACTGATCTTTGGACGAATCTTAATCCTTGTCGCAGGAGCAGCTTTCATTATCTATAGTTTTTTCAGTAAAGGCATGGAGCCGACCAAGGAAAATATCTTCAAACCTAAGCCAATACTGAAGAAAAAGGAAAAGAAGTGAGCAGTTCTGCTCTTGTAATCACTGTAGCAGCTGCCTTACTGAAGGCAGTAGATGGAAC encodes:
- the rnpM gene encoding RNase P modulator RnpM, which translates into the protein MAKTRKIPLRKSVVSNEVIDKRDLLRIVKNKEGQVFIDPTGKANGRGAYIKLDNQEALQAKKKRVFNRSFSMEVDEAFYDELIAYVDHKVKRRELGLE
- the infB gene encoding translation initiation factor IF-2 — encoded protein: MSKVRLYEIAKELGKESKEVVARAKELGLDVKSHSSSVEADAGERIKSSFKKAAAPQAPAEKPVAAQPSPQKTPAKEAAPVKAEPTEAKAAAKPEAKTETAAPVKRPQSRNFKAEREARAKEEAERRKQQGNRKPQNKEQGKREDRDNRNKNRGNRNDRDRGNRPNDRRDNRGQDGRRNGQNHQGFNGQNRQQPQGPKIDFKARAAALKAEQNAEYARSSEERFKQAQEAKEVMERQNRRKEQPKAEASVPVQPAPAPSAPAANPSPAPAAVDTRRKKQARPDKKRDDFDREEEGPRKQQKNRSSQNQVRNQRNSNWNKNKKNKKGKGNNNQAPKPVTERKFHELPTEFEYTDGMTVAEIAKRIKREPAEIVKKLFMMGVMATQNQSLDGDTIELLMVDYGIEAKKKVEVDTADIERFFVEEGYINQDALVERPPVVTIMGHVDHGKTTLLDTLRNSRVATGEAGGITQHIGAYQIEESGKKITFLDTPGHAAFTSMRARGASVTDITILVVAADDGVMPQTIEAINHSKAADVPIIVAINKIDKPGANPERVIGELAEHGVMSTAWGGDSEFVEISAKFNQNIDSLLETVLLVAEIQELKADPTVRAIGTVIEARLDKGKGAVATLLVQQGTLNVQDPIVVGNTFGRVRAMTNDLGRRVKVAGPSTPVSITGLNETPMAGDHFAVYEDEKAARAAGEERAKRALLKQRQATHRVSLENLFDTLKAGEVKSVNVIIKADVQGSVEALSASLQKIEVEGVKITIVHSAVGAINESDVTLAEASNAFIIGFNVRPTSQARQQAEADDVEIRLHSIIYKVIEEMEDAMKGMLDPEYEEKIIGEALIRETFKVSKVGTIGGFMVINGKVTRDSKVRVIRDGVVIYDGELASLKHFKDDVKEVANGREGGLMIDGYNDIQVDDTIEAYIMEEIKK
- the rbfA gene encoding 30S ribosome-binding factor RbfA; translation: MANNFRTDRVGMEIKREVNEILQKKVRDPRVQGVTITDVQMLGDLSMAKVYYTIMSNLASDNQKAQTGLEKATGTIKRELGHNLKMYKIPDLTFVKDESIEYGNKIDQMLRDLEKK
- the nagA gene encoding N-acetylglucosamine-6-phosphate deacetylase; the encoded protein is MPTYIKADQFFYPQGIRQGGYLELIDGKFGKLVQSVPQDAEVIDYSGYSIAPGLVDTHIHGFGGVDVMDNNIEGTLHTMSEGLLTTGVTSFLPTTLTSSYERLLAVTENIGARYQEASGAKIRGLYFEGPYFTEKYKGAQNPAYMKDPSMDEFRAWQKAANGLLNKIALAPERDGVEKFVRTLTDEGVTVALGHSNATFDEAKTAVEAGASVWVHAYNGMRGLTHRELGMVGAMYELPHTYAELICDGHHVDPKACDILLKQKGHENIALITDCMTAGGLEDGDYMLGEFPVVVAEGTARLKSTGNLAGSILKLKDGLKNVVKWGIANPHQAVMMASLIPAKSVHIDDVCGQIKEGYDADFIVLDKDLELVATYLDGQERFHV
- a CDS encoding YlxQ-related RNA-binding protein, giving the protein MNKEKLANLLGLAQRAGRIISGEELTVKAIQEGKAHLVFLAQDAAPNLSKKITDKSRYYQVEVSTVFSTLELSSAIGKARKVLAVTDAGFTKKMRSLM